The Colias croceus chromosome 6, ilColCroc2.1 genome contains the following window.
GTGAAGCCATCCTCGTCAACGTCCTTCGTTTTTGAAGGTAAACTTTTCCGCACGGGTGCGTTTACTccttttgatgattttggggTCGCAGTCATTTTTGAGGCTGCGGCGGCGTAGTCACATTGAGGAGCAGCTGGCAACGTGACATGCGATGTCTTCTCCGGGGGAGAGGTAACGGGAGTGGGGCGCGGGGCATCACTCGGGTCATCGGCGGTCGGCGACACATCAACATCAGCAGTTAAAATGCCGACGCATGCATTTTGATCTCCGCGACGTGCATTCACATATGACGGCACGGGTGACCTACATATTGCATGCGCATCGCGATATGACGCTAACTCGACTCGTAAATCGGAGATGGTCTTCTCTGAAGCCTCCAACTTGGTGTGTACCTCGGCCAGACTCGCCTTAAGGAATGTGATGTCCTTAAGGAGCCTCGTAACATCGACGTGGTCAAATCCCACCGGAGGAAGTTTATGCAACTCCTTTGCGACGAAATCGGGCACGTCATCGGGATCAGTCACCTTCAATAGGCTGATGATATCCTGTATGCATTTTTCACCCCCGTTCCTGCGGCGGGACGGCATCGTGGCAATCTTGTCCAGCGTTTGGTAGAGTAGCACCTTGCCACTGCTAATTTCCTCCTCCTTAAAGTTAGTTTTGCAGATTTGCATGATGCTAACCTCGTCCATTGTATCGATGGCATTGTGAATGAACGCCAACAGCTCATTTACAATGAGTGTTTTACAACTCATTATAAAAAGTTCATGCAGCGGCAAAGCCGCGCGTGACGCGAATTGTTATTCCTTACTGTGCTAGCACTAATCACGTCCGATTCCGAACGCGTCTAGCGCACCATTTATTATTCCATTTAGTATTTTTGCAAGCTGTAATATTAAGATGGTTTAACGATTAAAGTCTCCGGACTCCGAAGCTATTCTGAGGCTCCAATTGAAGAAAAATATCCCAATTAATCAATAACATGAtgttgtaataaaagtttaggTAACGATAAGGGAAGATTATGGTAGTTGAACAGGAGACTGAGTTAATGCCTCTAAATGAAACATATTTATAGATTCATTTCGAGTTTCTTCGATCAAGGCTAGAtcgtaattttcaataatgatACCCTAAGTAGTTAGGTTCATTATATTAggtgaaaaaaaatttcgagTTTCATACATTCCTACATATCTGcacatttcatatattttatgtactactagcggtccgccccggcttcgcccgtggtacatattaacgttttctctacataagaaccatcctcgtacttcaaggaatataataaaaaaagaattatcgaaatcggttcagccgttctcgagttatggaattacaacgaaaagtggcattgatttttatatattagatatactAGAAATATCTATTACGTTTTACGTTGTTACATGTATATCGTACATTTTTCCTTCAAAGTACAAATTCTATACCTagactttaaaaatacaacgTTCTTTTGATCTTACATTATATACACTgggtataattaaatatacaggCTGAATCCGAATTTTATTCctgactagcttaccgcccgcggcttcgcccgcttcgtctaaaacctaataaattatatactaaaaaccttcctcttgaatcactctgtctattaaaaaaaaccgcatcaaaatcagttgcgtagttttaaagatttaagcatacaaagggacatagggacagataaagcgactttgttctatactatgtagtgatagtgaagtaataattcaataaaattctcTCCTGACGGTGAATTAAAATCTATTCGATACTAAGCAATCTATTACACGCAGCCTGGAGCAGAATGATATGACTCAGTCGATTGCCTTTGAAATATTGCTTCGATAATGTTTTTTATCGAGCATCATCTTGAACTTTTATTGGACAGATTAAGTGACTCTTGTTTGAAAGAGAATAAGAAACTTTATAGATAAGGTCTCTCTAAGATTGTAAACGTTCGAGTTCGGACGGCacataaaaattgatttaaatgcAACATTTTAGTTCTTTATCTAAAGTGAAGTGTTTTTGTTGGAACGAGTCGCCTTCCCGTTTCGGGAAGACACGGTCTGAATATATTAAGGGATTCGTTTTGCttgcaatttaaatttttgtgaaGCATTGcgctttgtataaaatattattattacagtattgttatgataaattatttacgacATTTGACTTCcccattttaaatacaaaatcaaacacaatCATGATTTTGTAAATCAGTAGCCCAGCAGTCCCAGATTATCAAAATGACATGTCACGTTACGTAAAATATtgctgtataatattttgttaaaataattcatttcgAGCATTTTTGGACGATGttatcataaatcataatatatttcgaGTACACGAACATGACTATAAgataagaatattaaattattgtaatatctgAACTACATGGCCTAAGCAACACAATGTCATGTtcactattttcttttaagatcttgatattattatcatcttaTTGATATTCTAATGTTCGGAACAttctaaataaatgaaattctGAATCCTACACTCCTCTGCATGCTTTATCTATATCagatcatttataatataatacttttaacCAGCAATATTCTATTGTaacagatatattttgattttaaatgttGTTATGATTGAAATTTTACACAGGTTTTTAGATAGAGTTTATACCCTTACATATTCTCATacttcttttattataaactttattactACGTTAATTTCACCTTAAATAAGATCATACTACACTATTTACGCTTTATTCTATAGCAATTTAGTTCCAATCTTGTTCCAATATTCACAAAAAAACTGTCAACAGTCATTAAGTCATTcgatataaagcgtgtaagcTAAAAGGGTTCATCAGTCTTCGAACAAAGAGTTATCCACGCCTGGGGTCACTCGTAACTGAAGAGTAGCTTCTTTAGTCGGCGCATTACCATTGTCTCTTTTGTGATGAGGTAAGCGTTTTTATTTGATGGGCTAATAACGTTTTGAACCTTAATAATAGAGCAATAGAGTCGCTTGTGCTGGACAACTAACGGCTTAATGAGGGGTGTTTGGATACCCTCCGAGTAATTGCTAACCAATTTCTTtgtaaaattgattttatggCAATAATGTCATTGGACCGAATttgatttgttgttttttacaCGTGGTAACTATACATAGAGTTGGTTAGGCGTCACGAGTGACTGAGTTGGTTaagcatccgccccggaatggcgcgaaaggatgcgggttcgagtcccacctcgtgatcaatttttttctattctttataaatttataactatatataggttagattttgtgaaaattactataattaatatactaaactagctgtgccccgcggtgttactcgcagtgctccgctcctgttggtcttagcgtgatgatatatagcctatagccttcctcgataaatgggctatcttacgctgaaataatttttcaaatcggactagtagtttcTGAAATTAGCGccttcaaacaaactcttcagctaatattaagtaaatgaACGTTATACAAAAACTCGATCTCAGTTATAAAtgattatctatataaaatagatttctACCAGACTTAATTCCTCTTAAGCCCACGAGAGTAAATCAtctatctagattctagatcaatttattagaaaggcaaacttatacaaaattacattGAAACGTTTGAAGTTATTTTGGGAAACGAATAAAAACGTAATTTTGGAAGtcacgttatttttatttcatagaaatttttatatcaatcttTGACCAGTGAATATGTACTGGCTTATATTCGAAAAATACTacgaaatttaattcattgtggaatattaaaatatctttatactTTTACGTTATCCTTGCTAAGGATGTTATTTGCATcctttttcattattaatttacatttattataaaatgaacttAAGTAAATGAATTCcggtaatgaaaaaaaaatactaagaaCTATGACCTAGATTTCATCTTTCTCAATGATTTTCTAGTAAAATCCTCATTACACAAAACTTTAGCATTCAAAGAAGTTGGTACGCAatattctgtaataaaaatatttaaattataattttattgaaggGTTGGTTGTTTCTTTAGGAGCGTtgagaataaaatttcaaggtcgtgtCATTGCAATAACGTCACGTCGtaaaggcgacgattttggtataaaataaataatataaataaaataaaataaaaagtttatttatttgccttCACAACTTAAACTATTACAAtggaacaaaatatgtaaacgtGTAGCATTTACGTTGTGAAGGACTAGTGTCTGAAATAGGTCTGTGAAAGACCTGTAGTACAGATCACTAGCCCCCCTCGCGGATAAAACTACTCAAATACATTTGTAACTtaacataacaataaacaaacgaatggcAAGAagagaaaaaacaaaacaatagacTAAACTTAATATCTACttctacttaaaataatatagaccTATTAATACGTGACCAGTGTATGTGTAGTGTTTGTCTGCATGTATGTgtgggtatctttgaatcttaccaaagaagtttcacttctgacaactgtgcttggcacacacgctctttttttattcttaattttgTACGGTTTTTAA
Protein-coding sequences here:
- the LOC123692696 gene encoding uncharacterized protein LOC123692696, translating into MSCKTLIVNELLAFIHNAIDTMDEVSIMQICKTNFKEEEISSGKVLLYQTLDKIATMPSRRRNGGEKCIQDIISLLKVTDPDDVPDFVAKELHKLPPVGFDHVDVTRLLKDITFLKASLAEVHTKLEASEKTISDLRVELASYRDAHAICRSPVPSYVNARRGDQNACVGILTADVDVSPTADDPSDAPRPTPVTSPPEKTSHVTLPAAPQCDYAAAASKMTATPKSSKGVNAPVRKSLPSKTKDVDEDGFTKVQKKKKLNRQNKCGTATKDPNLRMRAEVPTTPLYVSRVHYCTKTEDVVEYLHAKTGLSLRVERLESRHKVSFNSFVVRVPTAKLSVYMDEGFWPQGVVFRRFRGRIPGPPESRHTPKA